Proteins from one Rosa chinensis cultivar Old Blush chromosome 7, RchiOBHm-V2, whole genome shotgun sequence genomic window:
- the LOC112180911 gene encoding protein CYCLOPS isoform X2, protein MEGRGLSDFYRNTSEELILRSYMESSNGTPLPTMEMLGFKNLSQNFRADSEELFKSWLTTGENNTYNSSSIAHRTRSRRISTEIASLSAHQHVGLLQKKRSNEVLFPQYNPMPDENSADLNQHSNRLGVERGMQASDLYLAKAWFHSSQPMTRSRSSELRKRYVALQNSQPAIGLDGLQNASGNYNNVVKEEFAFSNGFNVPSICEVSNQLGTFISPSNSSSSTFDAPQMGDMDKVSSVVSMLKGTLERKKLSNQIEKGAEDDSSTRLFPGQEVIVNTGFDQGQGNQLQDMVRTFQEVSTIEVKDHGGMQKAEGSLDLEMEGFVNLTNPNPLSRNSQEPSQSESSAAAPVVSSGFDACDDPSNSSQTLSICESSLKRAGNRSSENGSRSKDIRERIIGNLKDDQKRGERLERYGSVTSATSGDKEDATKKRRVERSRKMAEAKERNSTPVIPSDIQSVLKRCENLEKEVRSLKLNLSFMNRLELNSCCSTMCHIVSGRIPSRQSR, encoded by the exons ATGGAAGGAAGGGGGCTTTCAGACTTCTATAGGAATACTAGTGAAGAGTTGATCCTGAGATCTTATATGGAGAGCTCAAATGGAACTCCTCTACCAACCATGGAGATGCTTGGCTTCAAGAATTTGTCACAAAATTTTCGTGCAGATAGCGAGGAGCTCTTCAAAAGCTGGCTCACAACTGGAGAG AACAATACCTACAATTCCTCAAGCATTGCACATCGAACTCGATCAAGGAG GATATCCACCGAAATAGCTAGTTTGTCTGCTCACCAACATGTTGGTctacttcaaaagaaaagaagcaatGAAGTTTTATTTCCTCAATATAACCCCATGCCTGATGAGAACTCAGCTGACCTCAATCAACATTCAAACAG ACTTGGTGTTGAAAGAGGAATGCAAGCTAGTGACTTATATTTGGCTAAG GCCTGGTTTCACAGTTCCCAACCCATGACAAGAAGCCGGTCCTCTGAATTGCG GAAAAGATATGTTGCCTTGCAAAATTCTCAACCAGCAATAGGTCTGGATGGCCTTCAAAATGCTTCAGGGAATTATAACAATGTAGTAAAAGAAGAATTTGCATTTTCAAATGGCTTTAATGTTCCCTCAATATGTGAGGTTTCTAACCAGTTGGGGACCTTCATTTCTCCATCCAATTCATCCTCATCCACTTTCGACGCTCCTCAAATGGGTGACATGGATAAAGTATCATCTGTTGTGAGCATGCTAAAGGGTACATTAGAGCGCAAAAAGCTTAGCAACCAGATTGAAAAAGGTGCAGAGGATGATAGCTCCACTAGGCTTTTCCCTGGTCAAGAAGTTATAGTCAACACTGGTTTTGATCAAGGGCAAGGTAATCAGCTTCAAGATATGGTGAGAACTTTTCAGGAAGTATCCACTATCGAAGTTAAGGATCATGGCGGTATGCAAAAAGCTGAAGGATCCCTGGATCTTGAGATGGAAGGTTTTGTAAATCTCACAAACCCAAACCCGTTGAGCAGGAATTCTCAAGAACCTTCACAAAGTGAATCATCTGCTGCAGCACCAGTAGTTTCATCTGGGTTTGATGCATGTGATGATCCCAGCAACTCAAGTCAAACTCTGAGCATATGTGAAAGTTCACTGAAACGAGCTGGAAATAGGAGTTCAGAAAATGGCTCTAGATCGAAAG ATATTAGAGAACGTattattggtaatttgaaagATGATCAAAAG AGGGGAGAACGTTTAGAGCGATATGGATCTGTGACATCAGCCACTTCAG GAGATAAGGAGGATGCCACAAAAAAGCGGAGGGTGGAGAGATCACGCAA AATGGCAGAGGCAAAGGAAAGGAACTCAACTCCAGTAATTCCATCAGATATACAATCTGTTTTGAAGCGGTGTGAAAATCTTGAAAAGGAAGTCCGGTCCCTCAAACTTAACTTGTCCTTCATGAATAG GTTGGAGCTGAATAGTTGTTGCTCAACTATGTGTCACATTGTTTCAGGAAGGATTCCGAGCAGACAAAGCAGATAG
- the LOC112180911 gene encoding protein CYCLOPS isoform X1 — protein sequence MEGRGLSDFYRNTSEELILRSYMESSNGTPLPTMEMLGFKNLSQNFRADSEELFKSWLTTGENNTYNSSSIAHRTRSRRISTEIASLSAHQHVGLLQKKRSNEVLFPQYNPMPDENSADLNQHSNRLGVERGMQASDLYLAKAWFHSSQPMTRSRSSELRKRYVALQNSQPAIGLDGLQNASGNYNNVVKEEFAFSNGFNVPSICEVSNQLGTFISPSNSSSSTFDAPQMGDMDKVSSVVSMLKGTLERKKLSNQIEKGAEDDSSTRLFPGQEVIVNTGFDQGQGNQLQDMVRTFQEVSTIEVKDHGGMQKAEGSLDLEMEGFVNLTNPNPLSRNSQEPSQSESSAAAPVVSSGFDACDDPSNSSQTLSICESSLKRAGNRSSENGSRSKDIRERIIGNLKDDQKRGERLERYGSVTSATSGDKEDATKKRRVERSRKMAEAKERNSTPVIPSDIQSVLKRCENLEKEVRSLKLNLSFMNRKDSEQTKQIEELQQQNEELTDEKERLLEEIERILAENGKI from the exons ATGGAAGGAAGGGGGCTTTCAGACTTCTATAGGAATACTAGTGAAGAGTTGATCCTGAGATCTTATATGGAGAGCTCAAATGGAACTCCTCTACCAACCATGGAGATGCTTGGCTTCAAGAATTTGTCACAAAATTTTCGTGCAGATAGCGAGGAGCTCTTCAAAAGCTGGCTCACAACTGGAGAG AACAATACCTACAATTCCTCAAGCATTGCACATCGAACTCGATCAAGGAG GATATCCACCGAAATAGCTAGTTTGTCTGCTCACCAACATGTTGGTctacttcaaaagaaaagaagcaatGAAGTTTTATTTCCTCAATATAACCCCATGCCTGATGAGAACTCAGCTGACCTCAATCAACATTCAAACAG ACTTGGTGTTGAAAGAGGAATGCAAGCTAGTGACTTATATTTGGCTAAG GCCTGGTTTCACAGTTCCCAACCCATGACAAGAAGCCGGTCCTCTGAATTGCG GAAAAGATATGTTGCCTTGCAAAATTCTCAACCAGCAATAGGTCTGGATGGCCTTCAAAATGCTTCAGGGAATTATAACAATGTAGTAAAAGAAGAATTTGCATTTTCAAATGGCTTTAATGTTCCCTCAATATGTGAGGTTTCTAACCAGTTGGGGACCTTCATTTCTCCATCCAATTCATCCTCATCCACTTTCGACGCTCCTCAAATGGGTGACATGGATAAAGTATCATCTGTTGTGAGCATGCTAAAGGGTACATTAGAGCGCAAAAAGCTTAGCAACCAGATTGAAAAAGGTGCAGAGGATGATAGCTCCACTAGGCTTTTCCCTGGTCAAGAAGTTATAGTCAACACTGGTTTTGATCAAGGGCAAGGTAATCAGCTTCAAGATATGGTGAGAACTTTTCAGGAAGTATCCACTATCGAAGTTAAGGATCATGGCGGTATGCAAAAAGCTGAAGGATCCCTGGATCTTGAGATGGAAGGTTTTGTAAATCTCACAAACCCAAACCCGTTGAGCAGGAATTCTCAAGAACCTTCACAAAGTGAATCATCTGCTGCAGCACCAGTAGTTTCATCTGGGTTTGATGCATGTGATGATCCCAGCAACTCAAGTCAAACTCTGAGCATATGTGAAAGTTCACTGAAACGAGCTGGAAATAGGAGTTCAGAAAATGGCTCTAGATCGAAAG ATATTAGAGAACGTattattggtaatttgaaagATGATCAAAAG AGGGGAGAACGTTTAGAGCGATATGGATCTGTGACATCAGCCACTTCAG GAGATAAGGAGGATGCCACAAAAAAGCGGAGGGTGGAGAGATCACGCAA AATGGCAGAGGCAAAGGAAAGGAACTCAACTCCAGTAATTCCATCAGATATACAATCTGTTTTGAAGCGGTGTGAAAATCTTGAAAAGGAAGTCCGGTCCCTCAAACTTAACTTGTCCTTCATGAATAG GAAGGATTCCGAGCAGACAAAGCAGATAGAGGAGCTTCAGCAGCAAAACGAAGAATTAACAGATGAAAAGGAGCGCCTTTTAGAAGAGATTGAAAGGATCCTTGCAGAAAATGGCAAGATTTGA